The Oncorhynchus mykiss isolate Arlee chromosome 10, USDA_OmykA_1.1, whole genome shotgun sequence nucleotide sequence TCATGGAGGAGACTGGTGCTTCTGGCAACCCACTGCAGTTAGACTAGATCATTTGATGATGGTGATGCCAGACTTGATAAGAGTGCAAGTGTCCTGTGATCAAAAGTCGCAGTCATGGTCTTAGCCTGAAATTAGCCTGAATGCAGATAGAAAAGCCTTTTCAATGGTGTACATGTGTGGTTCTGTAGCTTTGTCAAACGTTTAAATAATACATgcaagcagacctgggttcaaatgctgAGTGTTTGATAGGGCCTGTTTGGAGTGACAGTTGGGCAGATTTTCACTTTTGGGAATACTCCGTTGGCTCCAttgcaccaggcaagctcaatcaagcacactCTAAAGTATTTGACAGAAAACAAATACTACTATTTGAACACGTCTGATTCATATTCTGCAATGAAATATTGAAAGGCATTAATGTACCTTTAAACtggtttgtttgtctgtgtgaccACAGGGCTACAAGATGGACGACCTCCTGACCTCTTACATCAGCCAGATGCTGACCACCATGACCAAACAGCGCGGTTCCCGTGGCAACATCAAGTGATCTGGAAAGTCATCGATCCCGCTGTTGAGTGTATTAGTGTAGGCCTCGAGGGCTTTGTGTGATCTATCACACGGTTTCATTAAAACATAGAGGGATAAATACAACCCTTCCTCCATAACATGCTAAATCAattacatgcatacatacacacacaaactcgcacacatacatatatgtgcacgtacgcatgcacacacacacaaacacacacacacaatcaatgaaatgtatacatacacacacgcatatacacactTGACAGATTCTCCCTAAGATGTAGATGAAAGAGAGTAGGAAGGACAGGAGCTTGAGAACCTCTGGTCTAATAGTCTGTTGTACAGATACTGTTaatctcagcactacagacacAACGTTGATGCAACATCTCGCAGCAAAGTCTGAGAGACATTGGAAATCATGCATCTCCACACACTATTGTGTTACAGAAATGTATATAGATCGTTGGTTATAGTGATGGAGGCATGATAGCAGTATTACGACAAGAATACTCTTTTTTCATTGTCAATAGATATGGTGATGatttaaatgtttgatttatGTTTTGGCCATGACAATGTTTTGACTTATCGTCAGATGTTGGTATATATCTTGGGTCCTGTCTTAACAATCACCAATTGCCTTTACTTGACCTAAATGCACAACCAACGATTGCAACTTTTTACATGGCAACTAATCAACTTTATTTAGAAAATGTTTTTATGCAAAGCATTTGATCGTAAAATGTCCAATAATGTGATTTATAAATGTTGGGCCTAAACCTATTCAACTATGGCTTGTCCATACTATAGATATCATGTGTAATCATTGCATTATATTGTTTTAGAGTTTAATTCAAAATTGGCCCTCATTGTCGCaggctaaatactttttttaaataCCCGATCAGTGTTATTAGTACAATTGATGTATTAATGAAGTTCATTTGAAGTACATTTGATGAGAACAGTCAGATTGATCTCTGGACATTAGCTGGCTCTAGGACTTTGCATACAGTGTGTATACCACATCACTGTAAAAACATTTAGTGGAAAGTTGACAATATTTAATAATGTGATATTTCTAACAAGCACATATTTAGCTGTTTGCCTAATGAATTAATCATTGAAGAAAATGTATTCTGTAAATAAAGACCTCCGGTCCATATGacttgtctttaaaaaaaattgtggatCAAATCAAGGATTTTTAAGTATTAAAGGTCAACTCTGTTACGGCATCGTCATAGACAAAATATAGTCTACATACAGAAATGAACAACAAAAATGTCAGGACTGACATCATTGGCTCTTAATGGTGGCAGTTTTGGCATATTAAAGTTATTGTTGATGTCTGTAAACAGGAAGTCACCCCACTGTGTATGGTGATGTCAAATTGCTTAGTCTACCTTAAAAAGTAATCTCAGTGACATTAATGTTCTGCACCGTTCTGTATAGTGGATATTAATTTAGGTCAAATTGTTCCTGTTTTTTAAATGTTGGTCCATGACAACAAATATTTTGGTATTAATAAAGAAATTACAAATATTTCCTTTCATGCCTAATGTTCATCATCCCAAAAGATGAATGAGCCTATTTCCCTATCACATAATTTCATAATGAGAAAACATGTGTGCATTTTACGGCTCAAAGCAACAAAAATGTAACAAAACAGTTCAGTTAACTTCTGATAATGTTTATGCAAAAGAAATCCCATAGTTTACAATGATGTCATAGCGAAATGGGCTCATACAAAATACAATGGCTATCACCACCAACTGAGCTCTACTTTTAGACTATCATTTTAATATAATACTCTTCTGATTGGAACAGAATGACAGAACTGTAAACAACAGATAATTCTTTCTATAACGATCTTACAACCAAGATAACATTACAGGTGTCGTACACAGATGACAAATCAGACTGGTATCTTATACTGTGATTCTTTGGCTAAACATACTTTTTTCCTAGGTATTCCTAAGGCTTTGTATAGTGATTTAAAGGCTGCCCCTTATCACAAAGCTGCGGTGGCGCTAGGTTACTCATCAATATGTTGTCAGTCATAAAGAAATCTAACAGGTTTCATAATCATTACTAGAAAAACTGTCTTTCAGCTACCAGAGCTGAAGTTGGTATTCTTCACATTGATTAGACAACACTGCACAGTAAAGCTGAGGCACAATCAACTGAAGAGAGAGATGTAAGAGTTCTGCTATAATTTGGCTAAAAGGACTAAATATTGTACAACATTAGCTTTTTTTTAATCATTGCCAGAAGGATTTTCATTTGTGTTGAAAACAAATTTGTTAAAAACAATGACCTCAATATGAACCatataaaatatatagatatgGACCATGGAAATACAGTGTACTTGTTCTCTGTAGGTCACTTATGTCATTGCAGTGATTATATGCTGCAAAGTTCTATGGACTTCACCTCGTTACAATGCCTTATGCTCAATAAAGTGATAAGTACTTATAAACATTGAACACAACCAATCAAACACATTAATTTATCTCCAGACACAAACAAAGGATTATCATGTCATATCCAAACCGGAGTTCTAATAGTACCCATTTTTCTTTGTGATATTTCAGcgctgtttatacctggttccaACATGCGTCCTTTATTCTGATCTTCTCCATATTCTGATTGTGTCCACATTTTTAAACAGGTGTAGACAATCAAAATACATTGTGATCAGATGTTCCTGCCGACCTCCGGAGGTAGTCAGGTCGTGTCTACACGTGACACTTACATAACTTCTGCTATCAGAATAGGAAGATCGCATTGAAAAGATGGGTCTCTAGACGCACAAATGTCGCTTTGTGGTctgattgtgttcagatctggCTGACCACTTCAGGAGGCGGatttctcctcagtctggtcGAATCAGGCAGCTGAAAGTGCATACAATGGGTAACGTCATCAGCACTCCTCCCACAAGTCTCCAGAAAACTTGTGTTTTGGGACCGAGAGGAACCTTTTCATTATAACGTTGTTTTTTTGGCTAGAGTTATGCTAATCCGTTTGCAATTCATTTTGCGTtgcttgctggctagctagctacagtaggtaACACAACAACGTCTGATGGCAGTAGTTATCAGATTATTCCTATTTCACCGTTTGTAGAATGCATACTGGCAGTTGAAAATAGCGCGGGAAAAGGGAATCCGGACATGGTGGACGCATTTCAATTTAGGTGTAGACGCATGACGCGTTTGGAATTCCATGATCAGAATACTAAACCTGCATGAACTGTCCAGCCTAGACACGGCCTCGGGCACGCAGGCTGCATTTAGATAGGCGGCCCAATTCTGAATTcaatgatctgattggtcaaaacaccaattagtggaaaaaaaagATCCGATTTGGGCttcctgtctaaacgcagccttaCAAGTGTAGACGGATCTGGACAGTGAAATAATTTACAAATCATCATTACCCCACCCTCTAAAACCATTCACAGGTGGGACCATTGCTTTATGGCATCAATATGTgaataaaaatgaataaataaacaaTTCTGAAAGAATATCTGTCAAATAATTGACTTACAGGGAATGACCAGGAAATCTGGTCACAATGAGGACACATAAGATACATTTTAATAGCATGTGTAGACTGAAAATGTGGTCACAATctgaatgtggacaagatcaggacacagGATGCCTGTAAACTGCAGGTATAAATGAAGCTTGAGACAGTTTGATTGGAGTGCCAGATCCCAGATGGGCAAAATGCACTTTTTGGGTCTACTTCATTGGTTCCCTTATGCCAGGAAAGGGCAATGaagcacagctaaagtatttAAAAACATActaattgaacccaggtctggacaTATTCACACATCTTATCGACCACACACTAACAAAATGGTCAAGCATTTGTGGTACACATAACTCAACACTGTAGTGGCTGCTGAAATGGAAAGGAACCTATGGACAATGGAGGGTAATACAAGTTGAGAATATCTACAGCGGACGGTCACTTTTCTTGTTATATTAATTCAGTGAGTGTGTAATCCATCTCAAAGGACCTGGTTAAACAGTGTAGTAATCTCTTCCCACCACCAGATGGTGTCTGTAGTATGAACTATGAGTTGGTTGGTGCTTGAGGTTGTCTGGGCTGTTCTTCAGTCACATTTGACTTAAATTAATTAaggcagggctgcccaaccctcttcctggagatctactgtcctttaTGTTTTCAGTCAAACCCACtttagcatatctgattcagctagttaaggtcttgttgagcagctaattagtagaatcaggtgtgttaagtTAGGGTTGAACTTAAAACCCAATCTCCAGGAAGAGAGTTGGGCAGCCCGGTCTTAAGGATTAATATCTATCCAATGAAATCCCTTCTGCACGTGACACATCAGCTCCGATAGGCCTCACTCACATCATTTAACTATTTCTAATTCTCTTTGgctctcattctctcacacaAATCTACAGGGGGTTGCCAGGTTGTGCTCTCGGTTTCCAGTAGGGTCCTGGGTTTCCAGGTTGGGTCGATTCTGGTGAATTGCCCGTTTGGGGTCCGGGAAGTTGCCAAGTTGAAAAGGAGAGTGAGGAGTGGTTTGCTTCAACTGAGCCTCACAGAGGTTGGTTGATTGGATATCAGTGCTCTGAGACGGTTGCCAAGTTAGGCTCAGCGGGCTCTCCCAGGATGTTGACACTGGAGACGGACCACACATCTGTCAGGGGGTGAGGTCAGGGTTTAGAGGTTGACAAAGGTCATTGATATAtatgatatacactaccgttcaaaagtttggggtcacttaaaatgaccttgtttttgaaagaaaatcattttttgtccattaaaataacatcaaattgaccagaaatacagcgtagacattgttcatgttgtaaatgactgatagctggaaacggcatattttttatgtaatatctacataggcgttcagaggctcattatcagcaaacatcactcctgtgtttcaatgacacgttgtgttagctaatccaagtttataattttaaaaggctaattaatcattagaaaaaccttttgcaatgttagcacagctgaaaactgttgtggtGATGAAAGAAGCAAAAAAACTAgccttctttaaactagttgagtatctagagcatcagcatttgtgtgttcgattacaggctcaaatggccagaaacaacgtactttcttctgaaacccatcagtctattcttgttctcagaaatgaaggctattcaatgtgagaaattgccaagaaactgaagatctcgcacAACGCTGTGTACAATGCCCTTcccagaacagcgcaaactgtctctaaccagaatagaaagaggagtgggaggccccggtgcacaactgagcaagtggacaagtacattagagtctaGTTTTGAGatacagacgcctcacaagtcctcaactggcagcttcattaaatagtacccggaAAACACCAGTCTaagcgtcaacagtgaagaggcaactctgggatgctggccttcttggcagaaTTCCCCTGtccattgtctgttcttttgTTCATCTTTTAttgttattggccagtctgagatatggctttttctttgcaactctgcctagaaaacCAGCATCCctgagttgcctcttcactgttgacgttgagacttgtgttttgcgggtactatttaatgaatctgccaattgaggacttgtgagtcgtccgtttctcaaactagacactctaatgtacttgtcctcttgctcagtctCTGTTTTAAGCCTATATagggtatgtgcgtgtgtgtatcatGTTATCAAAGCTGGCCATGGGAAAGAAACAGGGTGACTCCTAGAGACAACTTCTAACTCACCTGTCCTGAACTTGATGTAGGTGCCATGTTCTAGTGTGGGTTTGCTGCCCGAACAGAAAGCCAGGCTTTGTTCTCGCCACCTGTCATCAACACAGTTACAGTCATCACCACAGGAAGTGACATCACCATTCAATACAAAACAGACTGACGTTCATCCGAAGCTTCAATTTGACACATAATCAATCTACGTTTTGTACGTAGAcatataaaaatacaccttaagTCGACCTTCGCACTCTAGTGGGCTCACTCACCAGTGgaagatgaagatgatgatgatgatggtgatggacaCCACGTCGGTGAGGACCCACATCAGATTGTACTCATCTGGAGtctgaaagagaaagacagacaaccATTGTGTCTAGGAGTATTCCTTTCACCAATCCAATCAATTTCAGTAAGGCTGCATTTGGGCCCGGTGTCACAATAAATTGTTTATTTCTCCCAAAgcgtgcacttgttcacttcccttcatagatttaaaagaaaatgactgggaaaataaataccagtatggtgGAAACTCCCTGTAGCTCATGCTTACATCAAGCCAATGCTTTTACATTTGTGGAGAGTAGAGAACAAGTGCAATACTTCCAGAGGAAGGAAATATTATTGCGATGCAGTACTATATGTCCTAGGTTGTTGTTCTCACCATAAGGAAGAGGGGTCTGGTGAGGTTGTTCTCACCATAAGGAAGAGGGGTCTGGTGAGGTTGTTCTCACCATAAGGAAGAGGGGTCTGGTGAGGTTGTTCTCACCATAAGGAAGAGGGGTCTGGTGAGGTTGTTCTCACCATAAGGAAGAGGGGTCTGGTGAGGTTGTTCTCACCATAAGGAAGAGGGGTCTGGTGAGGTTGTTCTCACCATAAGGAAGAGGGGTCTGGTGAGGTTGTTCTCACCATAAGGAAGAGGGGTCTACTGAGCTTGTTGAGGAACTGTAGAGCATTGGTGGTGACAGACTGAGCCCCAGTGCACCAGGCCAGAGAGTAGAGCCACGACTGGCTGATCACATACAGGTTGGTGCTGATGTTGGCTGCTGCATACTCACTGAGGGAGGAAtacaacccacacacacaattgacaCACCTACAGCCAGTTAAtatgtgcacacatacacacactatttcatgcaaagacacacacactaccacacacacacacattatcatcTCTGTGGACATGGAGCTATAGTGCAGGTTGAGTTGGACAATGTGATTCTGCTGGAGCTCCTCAACTGGAGCCCGGGACGCTGAGGTATGCTGGAGGTCAGGGTCCAGCTGCTGGACCAGGCTCCGCAGGTCTGAGGGCAGCCAcaaaacctgacacacacacaccattaactCTAAACACTAACCTCAGCATTACAAcattttgtatttacaatgtaatcAAAATATCCCATAAACAGCTTCATTCCCAAGTCAAAAAAAGGAACCTATGACATATAAAATAGATAATCCCAGCTTCCCCTCCcacaaacctaaccttaaccattagtagagaaaatgtaaaactgacccaagatcagtttCTAGGGTCAGCTTAACCCTACTCCTATTTATAAGATGAAGATGGACACCACGTCAGTGAGCACACACATcaggatggcaggtagcctagcagttaagagcttaagagtgttgggccagtaaccaaaaggccgctggttcaaatccccaacCCGACTAGTTGAAAAACCTGCCgatgtgccattgagcaaggcatttaaccctaattgctcctctGAATTgccctggataagagtgtctgctaaataattAAAATGTTATAACATCTCCCTCACTTGGTGTGATTGGATGGAAGACTCATTCTGGATGACCTCCAGGGTGCGTGTGATCCAGGTGTCCCTGTAGGGGTGTCCCTTAGGGGGCCGGTAGAGGTCAAAGATAACCTGTTTGCCTCTCTGCGAAGCCAGCTCCAGAAAGTCCCTGAAGGTGCAAACAGACTGGTTCTGCACCTGCGCCCGGTCCTCGGTACTCAGAGACCAAGCCGTGCTGAACGGATCACGCTGCAGAACCaccaggggcagagagacagtcagtATACGGAATGCTTTGGCAGAATGGTAAATCATATTGACAATGTTATATCACATTGTATTCCATAAAGCAGGGAGTTGTGCAATTGATAACCTCCCATCGATAGTACGTTGATGTATTGTCAAAATGTCAATAACTTCCCTATCCGTCATCTTATTATGTTGTCCTAGCTACTGTCATTGGACACAAACATGCCCTGGTTTCCCATCATACCATGTCCATGAAGCTAAATGATCATGATCTTTATTAAAAAATCTGTTCAAGACCAGGCGTAATTTCAGTGTCTCTATAGCACCCCCTGAGTTTTCCTGAGGTGCGGTGCGGTGGCAGTTGGTGACTCACATGGAGGAACCAGGCCCCGGCGTTGAGGGTCTCCAGCTCTCCCCAGGTGAACATGGCCGCAGGGGCGTCCGTCCGGTTGGGGAACACCTCCTGCACGTTGGTGGTCCTCCTCAGGGTGTGGTCGTGCATCAGGAAGGGCACCCCGTCATAGCTATGGCAACGAGAGAAGGCTTTGGCAGTTACAGAGTTGACAGTTAAGGAGTTGGCGGTTAAGGAATTGAAGGTTAAGGAGTTGGCGGAAGTGCATTAAGATGACTGTAAAACTCAAAGAGAGCCAGGtacttcatttatttatttattcattcaggTATGTATGTCAAAGTCcaatacaaatacaaatgcccAGGACTAGCATGGGAAAGAACCCAATGACAATGTTTTACTTATGATACgagctcagcaaaaaaaagataagtccctttttcagggcacggtctttcaaagataattcgtaacaAATCCAAatcacttcacagatcttcattgtaaagggtttaaacacggtttcacatgcttgttcaatgaaccatgaacaattaatggaacggtcattaagacagcttacagacggtaggcaattaaggtcagttatgaaaacttagaacactaaagaggcctttctactgactctgaaaaacaccaaaagaaagatgcccagggtccatgctcatctgcgtgaatgtgccttaggcatgctgcaaggaggcatgaggactgcatatgtggccagggcaataaattgcaatgtccgaactgtgagatgcctaagacagcgctacatggagacaggatggacagctgatcatcctcgcagtggcagaccacgtgtaacaacacctgcacaagatcggtacatccgaacatcacacctgcgggacaggtacaggagggcaacaacaactgcccgagttacaccaggaacgcacaatccctccatcagtgctcagactgtccgaaataggctgagagaggctggactgggggtttgtaggcctgtttgtaggcaggtcctcaccagacatcaccggcaaccacatcgcctatgggcacaaacccaccatcgctggactaGACagtactggcaaaaagtgctcttcactgacgagtcgcggttttgtctcaccagggatgatggtcagattcgtgtttatcgtcgaaggaatgagctttacaccgaggcctgtactctggaacaGGATCAATTTAGAGATGGAGgggccgtcatggtctggggcggtgtgttacagcatgatcggactgagcttgttgtcattgcaggcaatctcaacgctgtgcgttacagggaagacatcctcctccctcatgtggtacccttcctgtaggctcatcctgacatgaccctccagcatcacaatgccaccagc carries:
- the LOC110533473 gene encoding glycerophosphodiester phosphodiesterase domain-containing protein 5 isoform X3, which encodes MAPSLTTLGKLPVVRCRLLQRYEHQPFVSCLAGLYGCQWRRYQRTRATPGDCCCSKLECASFALLIVTFCLTLVFLYFWSEAQNDYNDFDWFNFGNLGFWFPWSVVLLVIAAAFFSYITLLLLLAVCLLSEGQKLYLHWGHKIGVLVSLAFSILAIAVLSDLCSKEWTTLLLSFQVTAPYLHVGGVLLMTLLSWPIALHFYHINRKVGQALIMGLYLAVLCALYLVPLGMYSPCLKEEGTLGLAPALIGHRGAPMLAPENTLMSFEKAVEAGGQGLETDVTISYDGVPFLMHDHTLRRTTNVQEVFPNRTDAPAAMFTWGELETLNAGAWFLHRDPFSTAWSLSTEDRAQVQNQSVCTFRDFLELASQRGKQVIFDLYRPPKGHPYRDTWITRTLEVIQNESSIQSHQVLWLPSDLRSLVQQLDPDLQHTSASRAPVEELQQNHIVQLNLHYSSMSTEMIIEYAAANISTNLYVISQSWLYSLAWCTGAQSVTTNALQFLNKLSRPLFLMTPDEYNLMWVLTDVVSITIIIIIFIFHWWREQSLAFCSGSKPTLEHGTYIKFRTDVWSVSSVNILGEPAEPNLATVSEH
- the LOC110533473 gene encoding glycerophosphodiester phosphodiesterase domain-containing protein 5 isoform X1 encodes the protein MAPSLTTLGKLPVVRCRLLQRYEHQPFVSCLAGLYGCQWRRYQRTRATPGDCCCSKLECASFALLIVTFCLTLVFLYFWSEAQNDYNDFDWFNFGNLGFWFPWSVVLLVIAAAFFSYITLLLLLAVCLLSEGQKLYLHWGHKIGVLVSLAFSILAIAVLSDLCSKEWTTLLLSFQVTAPYLHVGGVLLMTLLSWPIALHFYHINRKVGQALIMGLYLAVLCALYLVPLGMYSPCLKEEGTLGLAPALIGHRGAPMLAPENTLMSFEKAVEAGGQGLETDVTISYDGVPFLMHDHTLRRTTNVQEVFPNRTDAPAAMFTWGELETLNAGAWFLHRDPFSTAWSLSTEDRAQVQNQSVCTFRDFLELASQRGKQVIFDLYRPPKGHPYRDTWITRTLEVIQNESSIQSHQVLWLPSDLRSLVQQLDPDLQHTSASRAPVEELQQNHIVQLNLHYSSMSTEMIMCVCVVVCVSLHEIVCVCVHILTGCRCVNCVCGLYSSLSEYAAANISTNLYVISQSWLYSLAWCTGAQSVTTNALQFLNKLSRPLFLMTPDEYNLMWVLTDVVSITIIIIIFIFHWWREQSLAFCSGSKPTLEHGTYIKFRTDVWSVSSVNILGEPAEPNLATVSEH
- the LOC110533473 gene encoding glycerophosphodiester phosphodiesterase domain-containing protein 5 isoform X2, producing MAPSLTTLGKLPVVRCRLLQRYEHQPFVSCLAGLYGCQWRRYQRTRATPGDCCCSKLECASFALLIVTFCLTLVFLYFWSEAQNDYNDFDWFNFGNLGFWFPWSVVLLVIAAAFFSYITLLLLLAVCLLSEGQKLYLHWGHKIGVLVSLAFSILAIAVLSDLCSKEWTTLLLSFQVTAPYLHVGGVLLMTLLSWPIALHFYHINRKVGQALIMGLYLAVLCALYLVPLGMYSPCLKEEGTLGLAPALIGHRGAPMLAPENTLMSFEKAVEAGGQGLETDVTISYDGVPFLMHDHTLRRTTNVQEVFPNRTDAPAAMFTWGELETLNAGAWFLHRDPFSTAWSLSTEDRAQVQNQSVCTFRDFLELASQRGKQVLWLPSDLRSLVQQLDPDLQHTSASRAPVEELQQNHIVQLNLHYSSMSTEMIMCVCVVVCVSLHEIVCVCVHILTGCRCVNCVCGLYSSLSEYAAANISTNLYVISQSWLYSLAWCTGAQSVTTNALQFLNKLSRPLFLMTPDEYNLMWVLTDVVSITIIIIIFIFHWWREQSLAFCSGSKPTLEHGTYIKFRTDVWSVSSVNILGEPAEPNLATVSEH